CGGGTCGGCGGCGAAAGCGACGCCCGGCCGCTGCTCCCACTCCGAGATAGGGTTTCGGCTAAGGCGTGGGCAGGCGGGGTAGGGATGAACATGACGGTGGTTGAAGAGGGCCCCAAAGGTGATGAGCCACCGCGCCAAATCGTGTCGTTTTCAGCTAGGGTTGTATTTTTATTTGGGGCCCCGGCCCGGGCAGGTACGCGGACGGTTGTTATTTTACTGCCCGGTGCCCGCCCGCGCCACAATCCGCGTCAATCCACTATCCTATGAAACTGTTCAAGTCCGCCGACCTTATCCGTAAGAGCAAGTACATCAGCCGCGATTTGAGTTGGATGCGGTTCAACTACCGGGTGCTCGACCAGGCCCAGGACGCGGGTAAGAGCCTATTCGACCGGCTCAAGTTCCTGGCCATCACTAGCTCTAACCTAGACGAGTTCTTCATGATTCGGGTGGGTTCGCTCTACAACTACCTCGATTACGGGAAGGAGCGAGTGGACTATTCGGGGCTGCGGGAGCTGCCGTTTCGGCGCAAGCTGCTCGATTTTGCCCACCGCTTCGTCAACGACCAGAGCTTGACGTACGTGAACGAGTTGAAGCCGGTGTTTGAAAAAAATGGCTTTAGTATTTTGAGGGTGAGCGACTTGACGGAGATTGAGGCGCGTAAGGCCGACGGCTTCTTTAAAAACACGGTGTTTCCGCTACTCACGCCGATGGTGTACGACGCCTACCATGGCTTCCCGCTGATTATGAACCAGATGCTCATTTTCGGGGTGGTGACGCGGGCCAGCAATCCGGGGGCCCTGGGCCTGGACGGGGAAGCGGAGAAAGGGCAGGAGCGCATCACCTTCGTGCAGATTCCGCAGAACCTGACGCGGTTTTTTGAGTTGCAGCGTAAAGACCGCGTTATTTTCGTGCCCATTGAGGAAATCGTGCGCGAGTACCTCCCCCGGCTGTTCCGCAACGTCGAAATCCTGTCGGCCGACCTGCTGCGCATCACCCGCAACGGGGATTTTACGCTGGAAGAATCCGACGACATCGACAACGACTTCATCAAGGAAATTCAGGTGGGCCTGAAAACCCGCAAGCGCGGCCGCGTCGTGCGCGTAGAAGTGGAGCCCAACGCCTCGCTGCTGCTGATGGAAGTTTTGCGCGAGCGGTGGAATATTGACAATGGCAACATTTTCGTCATCAGTGCCTTGCTCGACATGAAAGGGCTGTGGCAAATTATTCGCCATCCTAATTTCCGGGGCAAGGGCGCCAAGGCGCCGGCGCCGGTGATGCCGCTGAGCCTGCCCGACGGCGCCGAGGACAACCTGTTCGAGTACCTCAAGCACCACGACGTGCTGCTGCACCACCCCTACAACAGCATTGAGCCGATGGTGCGGCTGCTGGAACAAGCCGCCGAAGACCCGCAGGTGCTGGGCATCAAGCAGACGATTTACCGGCTGGCTGACGAGTCACGGGTGAGCGCGGCGCTGCTTAAGGCGGCTGAAAACGGCAAGCACGTGTCGGTGCTGTTTGAGGTGAAGGCGCGCTTCGACGAGGAGAAGAACATCCGCGAGGGGGCCCGGCTGGAAAAGGCCGGCTGCTTCGTGATTTACGGGGTGAGCAAGTACAAGACGCACACCAAGTTGCTGATGATCATCCGCAAGGAAGGGGAGAAGGTGACGCGCTACGTGCACATCGGCTCGGGCAACTACAACGAGCAAACCTCGCGCCTCTACACCGACCTAAGCCTGCTGACGACCAACGACACCTACGGCCACGACGTGTCGGAGTTCTTCAACGTCATCACCGGCCACTCGCAGCCCGATGACTATGAATACCTCATCACGGCCCCCAAGGACATGCGTCAGCAGCTCATCCATTTGGTGCGCGAGGAGGTGAAGCACGCTAAGAAAGGCCACCCCAGTGGCATTGTAATGAAAATGAACTCTTTGGAAGACAAGGAGTTGATTGACGAATTTTACAAAGCGGCCAGGGCCGGCGTGCCCATCCGGTTTATTGTGCGGGGCATTTGCTGCCTGCGGCCGGGCCGGCCGGGGTTGAGCGACAACATCGAGGTGCGCAGCATCGTGGGCGAGTACTTGGAGCACGCGCGGCTGTTCTACTTCCACAACGGCGGCGACGCCCGCGTATACGCCGGCTCGGCCGATGTGATGGTACGATCCTTTGACCGCCGCATCGAGGCCCTGTTCTTGATTGTGAACCCGCAGCTGCGGCGCGAAGCCATCAGCATCTTGATGCTCAATCTGCTGGACAACCAGAATAGCTACGTGATGCGCGAAGACGGGGCCTACATCCGGCAGCGCCCGGCCGCTGGCGAACCCGTCGTGAACGTGCACAAGGACTTCTACAAGCGCGACGAAGCCCAGCTGGCCCTGGCTACTCCCGAGGGCCTGTTGGCCCTGCTGGCCCAGCAAACGGCCCGCCGCCTGGAAGTAGCCGCCGCGCTGGTCGCCGCCGAAACTGAGGCTGCCGAAAATGCCGCGCAAACCGAAGTCCAGGGCCCTGATTCGACTTTTGGCGAAGGCATTGGCGACGAGGAAAACCTGACCGGCGTGAATGCCGAGGCCGAAGCGGTGCAGGCTGGGCTGGAGTAATTGGGGCATGTGGTCCGGTGAGGACCTTGAGACGTAGGGGGCGCGTATCAAAGTATAGCCACCGCACCCCCTTGTCATCCTGAACATTTTGCGCATTTAAGCAGGATATTCTGGATGACTGGAGTATAGCTGTCGAGCACCTACTATTCCATGCCGGCGGGCATGTTCTGCACGTCGGG
This genomic stretch from Hymenobacter sp. PAMC 26628 harbors:
- the ppk1 gene encoding polyphosphate kinase 1, translated to MKLFKSADLIRKSKYISRDLSWMRFNYRVLDQAQDAGKSLFDRLKFLAITSSNLDEFFMIRVGSLYNYLDYGKERVDYSGLRELPFRRKLLDFAHRFVNDQSLTYVNELKPVFEKNGFSILRVSDLTEIEARKADGFFKNTVFPLLTPMVYDAYHGFPLIMNQMLIFGVVTRASNPGALGLDGEAEKGQERITFVQIPQNLTRFFELQRKDRVIFVPIEEIVREYLPRLFRNVEILSADLLRITRNGDFTLEESDDIDNDFIKEIQVGLKTRKRGRVVRVEVEPNASLLLMEVLRERWNIDNGNIFVISALLDMKGLWQIIRHPNFRGKGAKAPAPVMPLSLPDGAEDNLFEYLKHHDVLLHHPYNSIEPMVRLLEQAAEDPQVLGIKQTIYRLADESRVSAALLKAAENGKHVSVLFEVKARFDEEKNIREGARLEKAGCFVIYGVSKYKTHTKLLMIIRKEGEKVTRYVHIGSGNYNEQTSRLYTDLSLLTTNDTYGHDVSEFFNVITGHSQPDDYEYLITAPKDMRQQLIHLVREEVKHAKKGHPSGIVMKMNSLEDKELIDEFYKAARAGVPIRFIVRGICCLRPGRPGLSDNIEVRSIVGEYLEHARLFYFHNGGDARVYAGSADVMVRSFDRRIEALFLIVNPQLRREAISILMLNLLDNQNSYVMREDGAYIRQRPAAGEPVVNVHKDFYKRDEAQLALATPEGLLALLAQQTARRLEVAAALVAAETEAAENAAQTEVQGPDSTFGEGIGDEENLTGVNAEAEAVQAGLE